ccaaaaatcgaatttatatacaaagaacggtttgtatatttaaaaatagtttttataaatacaaaaataaaaaaatagtgtttataaatcaaaaaaaatgttttataaatacaaaattagttttgataaatataaatatttttataaatatgaaatcatcttttataaatccaaaaatcgaatttatatacaaaaaacgttttgtaaaatcgaatttatacagaaaaaacgttttgtaaatacaaaaataatgaacaatttataaaaaaagttctaaatcaattcaacacaaccaaatcacaattctaaacctattacacaacaaatcacaatcctacccaatcaccctaacaaaaatctatcaaaaaccttctaaaatcatcaaatctacttaaaaacctaacaaataggacctaagagagtgggatagggttcttacatgatttgtaagggaatggaaaggattcgccggagagatcgtcgcgagagaaggtggagaacgccagaaggagagagagatcgccggagaggaagaagagagaaatggggaagaagatgcgtttggagtttataaaaccttgggtccgacggatattttccgtcagaattccctcagtattttcaatttcaaattttccgaaatatttggcggcctgtttgcccggttaaatgaaaatattccaaggaaattccgacggccacttaaatatccgtcggaatttcctcggaatattttcattaatttgaggaaaaagaatatcatgtgcatgtatttctattaatttatattgttcctcggaatttcctcggaatattccgaggaaataccgaggaactagtgtttggggtttcaaaacatcaattttttttgccgtatttcatttcttatgcaattgtaatgcataccattgaggattctttgtatagatgagcataaaccatgaaataacaattttcaaaacgaattgtaagtattccttttaccgttcattaaagtgtataagtgtttctcttatgttgtggggatttcgttcatacaatcggaaaagtgtttattatagggtaatgaacaaatttttgacttcataatgaacgtaagacacttaataagggttatataggtgttattctaACAgcaaaaacgttgttttcggtttaaaaaccctatttcctcggaatttcctcggaatattccgagggaattccgaggaaacccttttcttcctcggaatattccgaggaaattccgaggaactagtgtttggggtttcaaaacgtcaattttttttttaaacggatcgatcgatggatatatgtccaaaaacgcatcgatcgatcactaagatggaccaaagcgtaacaatgtgatcgatcgatgagattatcccatcgattgatcgaggatatcaagtgttcctcggaatttcctcggaatattccgaggaaattccgaggaactagtgtttggggtttcaaaatctcgaatgtttttttataaacgaatcgatcgacagatatatgtccaaaaacgcatcgatcgatcactaagatggaccaaagcgtaacaatgtgatcgatcgatgagattatcccatcgatcgatcgaggatatcaagtgttcctcggaatttcctcggaatattccgaggaaattccgaggaactagtgtttggggtttcaaaatctcgaatgtttttttataaacggatcgatcgatggatttatgtccaaaaacgcatcgatcgatcactagttcgtcggaatttcctcggaattccgtcggtatattccgaggaaattccgaggatttcattttccgtcggaatgtccatcagaataccgctgtttttttgtagtgaatataaaataatgaccaaatttttttacaactaagaatatatattttaaatacgtGTTATAAAGAAGATCGAAGTCATATGCAGAATCTTAATCTTTTGATCTGGATCGTTTGTATATTCCTAAACTtggttttatacatttttatagcATCTTGGTTTGACTGAAATCTTCTATAGTATCCACCGTATTATATAGTCAGTCTATGatagatattatattttgaaggcttaagaaatagaaaattatttagtaaatacatataaaatcaatattaaagaaaaaaaaatggggagaaaaataaagaaaaaatgggtaaccagaaagaaagaaaaaaatctgagAAAATGTAATTGGGTCCCATGAATGGTATTTGAACCCCACATAAAAACATGCACTTGAAAGCTCACAGATCTCCCAAACCCTAACAGTAACTCTTCATTGAATCATGCAATCGCAAACCTCTTTGCTCTACCATTAAAGTCAGTCATATGCTCAGAGATTTAAtggctattgtttttttttttttggtaaaaatgtaaagatattattaccgagttttaagtttttgacaGAATTACAGAGGTTAACGAAAAACAGAGAAacgaaaataaaattctaaacaaaaacTCAATCTAGTAAAAGCGGACAGACATACACAACAACCAAAACCGCTATCCCGAGGCTCGACCAAGTCCGCACAACAGCTTGCCGCAAAAGAATGAGCCAAGTTCAACCGAGAGTCGGGACCCCAGCAATTTTGGTCTCCCCGGTGATCCGCTGTTAAAGATAATGGCCCATCCGAAAACAGCTCGCCGAGGCTTTATAGCACAAGCCACAGGCAGCATCAGCAGAGGCCAAGCACACCCACCGTAACCAAAACTGAGCATTTATTTATCCCGAAGACAGCCTGTACACGATGCCGCTCCGAGCAAAACAGGGCTGCATCTTCCGTACTCCCCACACCGAGCCCAACCTGCACACAAATGTCACGCACACCACCACAAGAGCTCAAACAAACCCAAGTGATGTTGGGATGTGAACGAAGACCGAGCGTTAGGAAGTGGAACCACCACTCGCCCGTCGTCGCCGAGAACCGACGAACCGAATTTGGAGACGCTAGAGCCAAACTTGCCACAGCAAGAACGGGATATGAAAACAGGGCACAAATCATCCGGAACAGGGACCGCGAAGAGGAAGGCCGATGGTGAGGAAATAATGCGAGAGGCCACTCAAGCGGCATAGACGACCGCTCTTTAAACCTCCGACAGGACCTACGCGAGCCGGCCACAGAGCTCAGACACCACCACCTACGTGCTGAAGCTCACAAACTCGCCACCGTGGTAGAGAAACCCACCAGCGCACACCACGCTAAGGAGGAGAACACTCAGGTCCAAGAACCGACGAGAGACACCCTCCGGAGCCAAGTGACCCCCTGAGCCAGAACAGTGGACCGTCGAGGCCTTGGAGAGCACCGCGACGCTCCTCCTCCCGGACAGAGAAAGCAGGACGAGATCTGAGAGAGAAAATCGATCTCCAACCATGCCCCAAAAAGCCGACTGCAACCACCACCCACCGCTCAACCTTCTCGCCATCGTTCCAGAGTAGCTGAAAGACCACCGGATCTAAACCCCTCTGCAGCGGAGCTCTCCCCGGAGCCAAACCCTAGCAAAGACCGACGCACATATCGAAGGGGAACGAGATAGGTGGAGCGGCAGCAAAGCGAGAGAAAGGATCTAAAAGGATGGACCTCCGGTCACCGGAACGCGCCGCCACGCGCCGTCCGAGCCGGGGGAATCGGATCTCCACTAAGTCGCCTTCAAGAGATAAGGTGGAGAGAGAAAGTCGCGTCCTTCTCCTTTAATGGCTATTGTTGACGGGACTATATCTCTcacttttttttgaacaattcAGCCCTATCTCTCACTTTCTTACCTTCACATCCATTTCTTGGATTCAACTCCTCCACTttttacacccaaaaaaaaaacttctccacTCTGATACAGATATATGAAGTTccccttttattatttttctcaaaaaaattggTCAATTGTCTTGCGAGATGAGATAAAGATAACATCTACAAAAACTTTATATAACCATAAACTAAGTACAAATTTGTGTGGCTATAGTTTTTGTAACCATAAACAGTTATGCCATAACAACATGGTGATTGCCACGAGCGAGACGCTACAAAAGAAATATAGTTATACGTAGCTATTGGTCAAATAGCTACGAATGGttataaaaagtttttattgtagtcataaaatatataagatgagAAAAATAGTCTAGATTTTGAGAGACAAGCATatatatcttctccttttcGTTGTATGTGACTTTACAATGTTCAGCTATGCAGAAGGACCGTACTGTTAGAAATTAAAGAACATaatcaagaacaagaaagagagagagagtaaagaagGATAATCTTATTCacttgattgatttgcttatgAGAACATCCCATATATATATTGGTTACAAGTATGGTAAATGGTAGATgagatatgataaattataatCCATTGTTttgagaccttaacccaccatgcatgcttgtcccttgtagtggcatctccattgtcttgagaccttaaccaaccatgcatgtttgtcccttgtagtggtatctccattgtcttgagaccttaacccaccatcttgtttcttattgcttcatttttacactccccctcaagcttgaccatatggactggtcaagcttggaaaccatgaagcattccctcattaaaacctttagcttggaaaaacctcatgggataaaaaccaagccaaggaaaaagagtagaacacttcatgacTAAGAGGATCAGTGTGATGAAAAATCTACGAGTCCTAACTTGGAATGTATGAACTCGCAAACCTTGgtgcttgcagccttggtgaagatgtcagctagttgatcctcacttcttgtgtagcaggGTAAGATGATCCTTTGTTCCACTGCTGGCCTAactttatgacaatccacctcaatgtgtttagtcctctcatggaacacattgttggaggctatgtgtattgccgcttgattatcacaatgcatggtgatCGGAGTTGATGTCTCTATACCAAAGTCTTGAAGTAGGTTTCTGATCCAAATCAACTCACTAGTGAGCTTCCTCATTGccctatattcagcttcagcacttgagcatgacactatcttctgtttcttgctcttccaagtgacaagattgcctccaatgaatgtacaataaccGGTAGTGAATCTCTTATCCACTctgtctcctgcccaatcagcatcacaatacccaactatctctgtatttttgttgcatcccatccacactccttgccCTGGCGTCTCTCTTAGGTATCTTAGGATCCTTTCAACCATGTTCCAATGGTGTATCTTGGGAGCTTGCATATTCTGGCTTACTTGGTTAACTGCAAAGCATACATCAGGCCTGGTGATGGTGAGGTATATCAGTTTTCCTACCATTCTTCTATAGTGTTTAACGTCAGCATAAGGcttatcttcaatctccccctcacgcagcacCTTATACCCATCTTCTAGTGGAGTCTTGGCTACTCTCGCTCCAAGCTTTCCTGCCtcattcaaaagatcaagtgtgtacttcctctgagataagaaaagcccctctttagagcggcatatttctatccctagaaagtactttagctcacccaaatctttaatatcaaaagtaGACTTAAGAAATACTTTGGTTGAGATAATATCTTCCTTGTCACTTTCTGTGATGATAATATCATCTACATAAATAAGAATCACCACAATTTCTTGCttgcttgtgagtgtgaagagtgtatgatcagcttctgattttacaaaccctcttccattgagagttgtactcagttTGTGGTACCAAGCCTTGGTGACTGTTTTAATCCATAGATTGCTTTCTTCAACCTtaggacattccctggcttgACCATGTCTTCCATACCCGGAGGTGGCCTCATGTAAACCTCATCCTCCAACTCCCCTTGAAGAAAAGCATTcttgacatccatctgccataaatcccaTTCCAAGTTCACTGCCAATGAGAGTAGAATCCTTatggtgtggagtttagctactggtgcaaatgtatccagatagtcttctccatagacttgggtgtatcctcttgcaactagccttgttttctttctttctggtttcccattggcaaggtacttgatggtgaagagtaGACGGCTTGTAACAGCTTTCTTTCCTTTGGGGAGCTCAgtttcataccaagtatcattcttgatcatggcaccaacttcatccccaactgaatctctccattCTTTATGCTTCatggcttcttcataagtctttGGTACATACTCTTGATCCAGGTTGCTGATGAAGACTACATGCTCTTTAAATAGTCTCGCAAAAGAACATGTTGCTTGGATAGGATGACTGTTGCATTCCATCTTGATCATTAACAACTTCttcttggatagcttcttcttggATAGCTTCGTcatggatagcttcttcatggaTAGCTTCCTCATGgatgatagcttcttcatggaTTTGCAAATTAGGTTGATttccctccctcatgatcaggaTGGACTGCTTCTTCAACTGATGCAGCTTCATCCACAACTGGAAGTATAAGTGAAGTGCTCGGTACGCCACTTGTTTGAGGCTGGCTGATGCCTAGGTTTTCCAGAATGATTCTCAAGTTGTTTGCCCTATCTGAAGATCCTTGTGAGAGATCCTGAAGGCTGTCCCAattcttctcatcatagtatccctttgattccataaacttaacatcccttgagaccataactcttcttgattcaggtatgtagcacttgtaccccttctgcgCATGAGTATATCCTATGAACATGCCTTTGGCACTCttggcttcaagcttgtttctctgttccccTGGTATcaagacatagcacacacacctaAAAACATGCAAGTGATCAATTGgaggttttattttgtttaatacctGAAAGGGAGAGATATCTTGGAGGACTTTGGTGGGGATCCTGTTGATCAAATAACATGCTGAGACCACAGCATCTCCCcagaacctctttggaacattggtatggaacatcatgctccttgcaacctccataagatggcgattcttcctttcagcaactccattctgttgtggtgtgtatggGCAACTTGTTTGATGGATTATGCCATGTTCTGCTAAGTGATGTTTGAAAGCAGTGCTTGtgtattctccaccattatcagacctaaaaattttgatcttggaattgaaatggttagatacatagttttggaagttaataaaagcttctaaaactctatctttagtttgaatcaAGGTGATccatgtatattttgatttttcatctatgaatgtaacaaaatatttatggttcTCCCTAGACACACAAGGTgctgtccaaacatcagagtgcacaagatcaaagcaattttcataaatagtctTAGAATTAGGGAAAACAGATCTCTGATGTTTACTaagaatacaagcctcacaacttTCATTCTTTAAAGATAGATTAGGTAACATCAATCCTAATGCACGAGAATgaggatgacctaatctagcatgccataaaacATCACTAGCTAATACAGAAGCAGAATTGAAAGCACAAGATAAATCTGAAAGCTTGGTGTTTTCAAGCAAGTAAAGCTCTCCCTTGCTCACACCCTTTCCCAGCATCTTCCTGGTCTTAATATCTTGAAAgcacacatcattaggactgaaaataacattgcaatttAAATCATTTGTTGCTCTCTTGACAGATAATAAGTTGGATGTGAAagtaggcatataaaaagcttgagactccttatcaaacagtttcaagTTTCCTACTCCTTCAAttggaattctatcaccattagcaatcacTACACTCCCTAGAGCATGTTTAACATCACTAATCAGTCTAGCATCCCTAATCATATGTTGAGAagctccagaatcaatgatcaaAGGTCTAGTAGTATGTGAAGCACTGTGAATAGAATTTAAAGCATTGACACTGATGTTACCAGAGTTTGCATTGATAGCCTTGATAAGCGCTTCAATGTCTGACCTGCGGATGAAGGCATCATCAGGGGATGGCTGAGACATGGCATGGGATGTGGATCCACCAGTGTGTGTGGTTGAGATCATAGCTCTTCCATCTTCTCCTATGTGCATGGAGCCTGATACTGTGGTTTCATGAGCTCTTGCTTCATGTGCTTTGGCCTGGTTGTATCTGTTGGTTGAAGCAGGTCTGAGGTGAGGATGGAGGATCCAACAATTGGTTTTGGAATGGCCTAGATTCTTGCAGTGCTCACAAGTCACAGACTtatctcctcctcttcttgatttGAAGTGTGCTTTGTTGCCAGAAGCACTCTCCATCTTCTCAGCTTTGTTTGCCATAGACAGCTCCTCTTTTCCACCAAAGAGACCATCTGAGCCTAGCTCCTTCCAAAGTTGAGCACACACATCATCATAGCTTGGAAGCTCTTTAGCTCTCAATATGTGTTTAAGTACATCATTGAAGCTTGGGTTGAGTGTGAGAAGCaatccaaagaccttgtcttgctcacgcctctcttCTAGTGTACTAGGATCAGTGGTACTTGGTCTCAACATCTCAAGTTCAGACCACAGTTGGCTGTACTTTCCAAGGTGTTTGGTGAAGTCCATCTCCTCTTGCTGCAAGTTGTTGATTGCCCTCTTAACCTCAAATATTATGGtgaggtttgaagtgttgccatataCCTTGTATAAGGTATCCCATAGCTTCTTTGCAGTCTCACAGTGTGAGTAAGACTCCATGATAGGAGTATCAAGTGAGCCTTGCAAGATAGACAGCACCATGAGATCCTCCTGACCTCATTTGCCTTCATCTACCACTACAACCTCCTTGccatcttctccttgggagATTTGTCTTGGGGCCTCACTTGTGGCGATGTGCTCCCATAGACCTCTTCCTCCAAGAGCTATCCTGGTCAATCTCGACCAAGTAATGTAGTTAGGACCCTTCAGGGTGACTGGAATCCTCACTAGCTGGTGTTGCTCCATCTTTGCTTGCTATTGTTCAGCGGGTAAAAAAAAATGCACCAAGAAGAAATTTGAATTTCTGAGGCAAGACAATAGAGAAAACAAGAGAAGCCAAGATATGTTCTCTAGAAATGGAGCAAGATGGACAGAACAGAGGGaggtagaaaaaaaaaattgtcaagaACAGTTTCTATTACCCACTGggtaaaagaaaatgaaagagatTCTGAAGAAAGTAAACCAAACAAGTGAAAGAGTAAAGTGAATAGAATAGATTTGCGGAAGCAGTTTGGTGTTCAAGAGCTTtggtgctctgataccatgttagaaattaaagaacatagtgaagaacaagaaagagagagagagagagagagagtaaagaagGATAATCTTATTCacttgattgatttgcttatgAGAACATCCCATATATATAGTGGTTACAAGTATGGTAAATGGTAGATGAgatatgataaattaataatccattgttttgagaccttaacccaccatgcatgcttgtcccttgtagtggcatctccattgtcttgagaccttaaccaaccatgcatgtttgtcccttgtagtggtatctccattgtcttgagaccttaatccaccatcttgtttcttattgcttTATTTTTACACGTACTTCAAAGTAATACATGGtgaaagatattttattttatgtcgaggaaaacagaaaaaaaaaaatgagaggaAACCCAAAACTAAAAGCTTTATAACAAATGCAAGTGGAGTTAAAACAACAGAAGACCTCACTGTCCTCTTTGATCAGTATTACTCTCCATCACTTTATCGAAGTTACCAAACATATATCAATCTCACGGTATATATGATCTTCATTCATTACACTACAAAGAGGACATGATTATCAGAAACCAAGGTTCCATGGTTTTTGAATTGAGGAAAGGATTATTAgagtaaataataatttaaattctacATCGGATAATAACTAAGACCAAATAAAAGtctaattaatatatatctGGTACAATTTCATTTAATATGAGGTCTTTGGAAACTAACCGATTCAAAAACGAATTGGTGAGTGCTTAGGCTAAAACGTATAATATCATACTAAGTGAAGAATTAGAATACTATCGAAGCACTATGGCCTAGTAGTCAAGGTTTAAAGACTTCTGCACCAGATGTGAGGTTCGATTCTTAGAGGATGTAATTTTTGTAGATTATAGGATGCAAGCTTATCAGAGATTTTAGAGTACTGCAGGCAGAGCTGTTGTTTTTGTAATTGTGTGTTATGAGAGAGCATATCCATCGAAGATATTGTACATGTAGAACCGTCTGTGGATCCGGGTGTTACGAGGAAAGCTCCGTCGTAAAATTGTCGTGAAGTTATTCATCAATATCACATATGTTGCAGCTAGTTTATCGTCATTTGTAATGAGATTGTATAATGATATATCCAATGTTAAAAAGTTAAGAATTAGATATCTATTGACAGACATTTGGCTCTAGTAGAACGACAGACACATGAGGACATATGATTTGTCACAACaaataatatgaatatatattactCATTtcttgttgaatttttttttttagagttttcatgtatattaaaaatattataaaatacttacaattaattagtttatttattttattacacagtttccaataaatattaactagtaaaatttaatcagttttaatatttttaataaaattttaaaattgtacaattcattaaaataaaagtattttgtAGAACAAGAAAAAGtatctaaataattattttcggAAATAAAAGGAGTACTACTATATACAAAGAGAAGTAAAAAGACATGAATCAGGGAGTAACATTTATATTTAGGCGGTGACAACAACAACATACGAAGTGAATGGGCTCTCTCGACTCTGTGTATGTATGTGAAATGTCAGTAAAAATACAAACACATACAAAGTGTAATGTGTATTATTATATAGCCTTTGGAAGGTCTAAGCTTCTGGTGGCTTGTAATTATCATTATTGTCTGAAACTGATATGGGTCGTGTTTCTTATAAATGGACCACCAGTTATGATTATTCCTATATACgcatataaatgtataatataaaatatagtgaAAGCAACTTTTAAGATGATGGTTTAACAATGTGGGGAACTTTCTCTACATTATGTGATATGTCCCCCGCCCTCTTGtcaatttctttctttttgaaacaaacaaaattcaaaGAAGGAAACACAAACTcttataatgattttaaatatatatatattataacccTCGTGCATCGAATATGAGCCAGGTATACATACATTTATGAACACTTTTATTGCTAGAAATATGCATTTTTAGGTACTTTAAAACCCGGTTTTGTAATAGTACGCTAAGCTATGTGTGTTGAATCTTGATTATTGGCATATTACCCATGATGAATTTCCTTTCTTTTGAAATAATGTAGTTCCGTTGATGTTTTGTTTGCGTACAGttttagaaagaaagaaaaaataatggTACCAAGAGCATGCTTATCGGTagggtttcttaaaaaaactttttttttgtttttctttttttttttagtctgaaaaaaaaaattaaaaacgaaccaatcgcTGATcaccacgtgtcagtgggaccCGCAAACAGTAAAAAAACCCTCCACAAGCGATTTTTATTTCACCATTTATGTGACCGATTATTCTCCTATTTGTGAAGCCTACACCTTTAAAACATACTAAAAACCCCTTTAGAAGCCTCCGTTAATGGTGGTCTTATATATGGCGTATAAGATGTAGTCAAATCAGATTATGGTAATGAAGATAAGGAAAATATATGGAAATGctaaaaaggaagagaagaacacgttatatatttttataatcagCATGTATTACATAAAAATTGTCTGATCATAATCAAATTATTTCGTCTTCCGTCTTATTCACTTTGCCTACACGTACAAAACCGTGAGATAGTATAAATTGATAGAAacatcaattgtttttttttgtataaccTTATTTAGTTTAAGTAGTAGGTGAAGAGAGACACAAGGGAAGCTCCAACCAAAGAGCCAAGAGCCGGTACGGCTACGGAGGCTCCACTTGCGGCGGGTCCTGGTGCCGGAGCTCCAACATCTGTGGCCATGACGGTGGTCATAGAAGCAGCAGCGAAAAGAACTCCACAGGCAATCGTCTTCATCTCCATTTCTAGTTGAGACCTGaaaggttttttttctttttttagtgGTAGTTTTGttgcttttttttgtttcttgcagGTCTGAAGAGAATTAGATGCTGATCAAGGGGATTTATACGGGAGGTAGTTAAGTTATTTTTCGGGATGTTTATTTTAAGTGCCCATTTCTAACAAACTTATTTAGAAATTACATCAATAATGTAATGTAAGTATACTGACAGCCGTTGAATTTGTGTTCCATTTTGTGGCTTTTGAGTTATTTAAGCGTTTACATCGATATTTTTACCGGGTCAAAAGTATATTTCTAAGTTAGAAACTCTATTTAGTTTATTTACGAACtcttaaccaaaataaggatacttctaatttttgaaaacggcactaaataaaaataaaataatatatatagcatACTATTAACCAAAATTATCATATTGGACAACTGAGAATTGAAAAGTTGTAAATTAGGATTTTAACGTTGtgctataatattttatatagtttatgtaCATGTACTTATTTGTGTTCTGATTATATATCTTGTTTCAGTTATCGTAATAGAGGTATTGTGATGTAATAGAGGTATGTATTTGTAATAGAATGTGgataactatatattttttgataggATATAAATATCCGAGAGCATTTTCAATTCCATCTCGCTATGTTGTTGTCCTTCCTCaggctgttttttttttggcatgcATAGAATGTGGAGaactatgttttttttggttactaATGGCTCCCAAATAGAAATCGCTTTATGCTAAttctatactaaaatataaaaaatctatagTGGGAAAAGAACTTCACTTAATCCACATAATTTATTCGCATAAGATTTGAAAAACTAATCATGTTTTACGTGGGAAAGTTTGAGTGGAACAGAGCGGGTCTTGTGGGTAGTGTCCAGGCTTTGGATGTTTTGGGTTCGATCTTCCTGCTACGGAAACTAAGTCACATTGTTCTGTTCATCACGGCTGCGGAAATTTCTGCATGAATACCTAGGAGAGCGTCTGTCGGAGCTGCACTTCTCACCCAGAGGTTATGTCGGTGTAATTAATAGATCTggatttaactttttatttttcaaaaaaaaaagtttgagtgGAATTTATCTTGGTCTTTTAAATTAGTTTGAATGTTTTACAAGGATCGCATGGATCTTGTAAGGTCCAGTGTCTTCGTTACGTTTTCTCATCTAATGACCTCTCTAAAGAGAGAGCCCACTAAGCAATATAGTTTTTGTATGTTCAAATGGTTAAAAAGGGAAGAAGGAATGAATTAGCTTCTGTTTAAGCTTCTTTTGATGAATACATTCTCAAAAgcataaaatagttaaaaaaaaatt
The window above is part of the Brassica napus cultivar Da-Ae chromosome C3, Da-Ae, whole genome shotgun sequence genome. Proteins encoded here:
- the LOC106385707 gene encoding arabinogalactan protein 23, with the translated sequence MEMKTIACGVLFAAASMTTVMATDVGAPAPGPAASGASVAVPALGSLVGASLVSLFTYYLN